The DNA sequence GCGGCCTCTTACAGAACCTGCGCAGCAATCTGAATCGCGGTGCCGGACGGGTTCGTATTTTTGAGATCGGTCGAGTATTTACTAGGGATGCGAGTCAACCAGAGGCTCCTGGCATCGTCGCAGGTTTTATCCAAACCAAACAAGTGGGCGGCTTGGCCTATGGTTATGTCAACCCTGAGCAATGGGCATCGCCCAATCGTTTGGTGGATTTCTTTGACGTGAAGGGCGATCTCCAGCGCTTACTAAGCCCATTACAGATCGAGACCAAAGCTGACAAAGAAACCCATCCCGCTTTGCATCCGGGCCGCAGCGCCCATATTTATTTGGGCGATCATGTAATTGGTTGGATTGGTGAGTTGCATCCAGCTTTACAGCAAACCTATGAGCTGAGTTCGGCCCCAGTATTGTTTTCTCTTAATTGGGATTCAATTTGTGATGTGGGCTTACCAGCACCGACGGAGATTAGTAAGTTTCCTGCAGTGCAACGTGATCTGGCTGTTGTGGTGGACCAATCAGTTCCAGCGCAGTCCTTACTGGATGTGATGCTGGCACAACGCCAACCATTCGTTCGCAAAATCGAGCTCTTTGATGAGTTTCGTCCTCAAAAAGAGAGCAGCTCGATGGCGCTTCATGAGAAAAGCCTTGCGTTTCGGGTCACCCTAGTGAATGATCAAGATACACTGCAAGATAAAGAAGTGGAAACCTGCATGACCGCCTTATTGGACGCCTTAAAGAATCACTGCAAAGCGCGATTGCGCTAGCGGCAATCCGGATTTGCTATATTAGTTACTGAAAACCAATTTATTAGAATCAGAAAAGAGTGTCGCTATGACTGCAAATAATCAAACCGTGACCAAAAATGAACTCTCGGAAGCCTTATTTGATCAAGTTGGTCTCAATAAGCGCGAAGCAAAAGACATGATTGACGCCTTTTTTAATCGAATTGGCGAGACTCTGGAATCTGGGGTTGAGGTCAAGATCTCAGGGTTTGGTAATTTTCAGTTGCGCAATAAAACTGCGCGCCCAGGGCGTAATCCAAAGACGGGTGAGATGATCCCGATTGCGGCGCGACGTGTCGTCACTTTTCATGCCAGTCAGAAGCTAAAGGACGCGGTCGAGTCCCATGCTCAGAACCAAAACAGAGCTTGATTCCAAAGCGAATACGGTTTCGCTGCTTCCCCCAATCCCGAGTAAGCGGTATTTCACGATTGGCGAAGTGGGGGAGTTGTGCGGGGTAAAGCCCCATGTATTGCGTTATTGGGAGCAAGAATTCGTTCAACTGCGACCGCAAAAGCGTCGTGGTAATCGCCGCTACTACCAGCATCATGAGGTGGTCTTAATCCGTCAAATTCGTACGCTATTGTACGAAGAGGGATTTACGATCAGCGGTGCAAAAAACCGTTTAGACGAGAGTAAATCGACCTTGCGATTACGCGAGGAGCTCCAAGAGGTCCTTCAGGTCTTAAGCCGCTGAGATACAATATTCGTTTCGTCGGGGCGTAGCGCAGCCTGGTAGCGTACTTGCATGGGGTGCAAGTGGTCGGAGGTTCAAATCCTCTCGCCCCGACCATCTGCGTTGAGGAAAAAACCATGCATCCATTTCACTTAGCTTTCCCGGTTGATAACTTACAAGATGCTCGTGCATTTTATGGCGGCTTACTCGGTTGTCCTGAAGGGCGAAGTTCGGATGAATGGATTGACTTCAATTTATTTGGGCATCAAATTGTGGCGCACTTGGCTAACGGTGAAGCAAAAAACGATGCGCACTCGGATGTGGATGGTAAAAAAGTACCTGTTCGCCATTTTGGTATTGTGCTGTCCATGCCAGAGTGGGAAGCGATGGCCGATAAATTAAAAAAGGCTGGTATTGAGTTTGTGATTGAGCCTTATATTCGGTTTAAGGGTGAAGTCGGTGAGCAGGCCACCATGTTTTTCCTAGACCCCTCAGGGAATGCGATTGAGTTTAAGGCGATGGCGCATCCTGATCGCTTGTTTGCTAAATAATGAGTAAAGATTATTTTGGTTTAACCATCCCATTCTTGGATGTCTTAGGCGTCGAGCCAAAGTTTGCCAAGGATGGTCATTCCCGGATTCGCTTAAATCTTCGACCCGAGCTATTAAATAGTTTTCATGTGGCCCATGGCGGGGTGGTGATGAGCATCTTGGATTTTGCAATGGCCGCTGCCGCACGTAGTTCGCATGAGCACATTCTTGGCGTCATCACGATTGATATGACCACCAGTTTCTTGAGACCCTCAAAAGGCATGCTCATTGCAGAAGGCAAAGTCTTAAAAGTTGGTAGCACCGTCAACTATTGTGAGGGCAGTATTTTTAATGAAGCCGGCCAATTGACCGCTAAATCCACAGGCAGTTTCATGCTGCGCCGAGCTAAAAATCAAGCCAGTTAAATCAATTTAGTTAAATTAATTATTCAATTAATTATTATATTTTTTAGTAATTAATAATCATAAGTAACTGATTATTATAATAAATAGTCAATTTAAATCACGAATTTATTATTCACTCTAGGGTGAATAATCCAAAATGAATTATTTCTTGATTCATATATAATCGATTCGTAGTAATAATGAATAATTAAAAAAGACTAATCAATAAATGATTTATTCCTTCTAAATTTTTTATTTATTACCCCTCACCATTATTTTAAAATTCAAGGGAATTATTTAATATGTCATCGTATAAAGAGTTACTTGCGCAGCGTGAGAAGTTGGACAGTCAGATCCAGAGCCTGATGCAGCGTGAAAAGTCTGAAGGAATTGCAAAGGCCAAAAAGATCATTGATGAATTTGGCTTAACTGTGAGTGACTTATTTGGTCGCAAGGCTGCCGGTGCCGGCAAGCGTGGACGTCTAGCCAAAAAAGCAGCCGCTAAAAAGCGGGTAGGTAAAAAGCGCGGTAAGGTCGCCCCCAAGTATAAAAATCCAGCAACTGGAGAAACTTGGACCGGACGCGGTAAGGCCCCTAAATGGATCGCAGGGAAGGATCGCAGTAAATTTGCGATTAAGTAATCCTGATCATTTGCACTAAAAAGCCAGTTCATTGAACTGGCTTTTTCTTTACTCAAACACGGTATTGACTGCTTCGATAAATAATTTCTCTAATTCCTGATAGGGCTGTTTATCGCTACTCGCACTATAGGTCATGACATTCGTCTTTTCAGGTAAGGCATTGAGTTCCTGGCTAAGTGCTTCCGTATCGCTCGTTTGCGGTTTTAAATGAACTCCATTCTCTTTGGCCATTTCTAATACGCCAGGATGAAGTTGTACAAAGGCTTCGTCCACCAATAGGGGAATGCGACGTGTCTGAATATTCTTACTCAGATAATGAATTAAATGCAATTGTTCGACTGGCGGGATTAAAGAATCTAAATAAATTACATCGGGATAATGCGACACGGCCTGCATCAGGCCCTCAAGACTATCGAGGGAATGGATTAATTGAAAGGGGATGCCCCACTTTTGAATCGCTTTTTGCATTTCATCAAGATTCTCTTGACGCTTAAAGACCCCCAGGGCGATATGTTGATGATGTTTAGCGCGCTGCTGCATTCCTACTTTTCGGCGGCGTAGCTGCTGATTGAGTGAGCTCGTGAGAATACGGCGGTGCCCACCCCGAGTTTTCCAGGCTGTTAATTCACCAAGCTCCACCATTTTTTGAACGGTTCCTAACGAGACCTGTAGAACCTTGGCACTCTGTCGAGTGCTCAAGTAGGGCTGATTCAGATTAATGGGTTTCATGCTTTCTCCTTTTGTAAATTGGGATAGAAAGAGCATAAAAATCAATTCGATAGAGATCTGTCAGGCAGGGATGAAATGTGGGTAGGAAATTTCCTATAAAGGGGTAGGGATAGGTAAGTTACCTAGTGAGTAATCCCCTAGGACTTTCACTAATTCATTGATCTTGGGGTGTTTTTTCCTCTAAGCCATGCTATCCTTACGAAACATAAGGCATTTGCTTTGCGTTCTGCTAATCGGTCAAGCCGTGTCGCGGATGGTTAAAACCACAGTTTTTTTCGGGTTACCCGATGAAAGGTGAGCATCATGATGCAGTCCTATAGAGGTTCCTCATACCTCTTCGGGGGTAATGCCCCCTACGTAGAAGAACTCTACGAGTCATATTTATTAGATCCCACATCCGTAGCGCAGCATTGGCGCGATTACTTTGATAATGTCGTTCAAGTTCCAGCCGTTGATGGTTCCAATGGACGCGATATTGCGCACGCCCCAATCGTGGCGTCATTTGCCGAACGCGCTAAGCAGGGCCCCATCAAAACCATTCAGGATTCAGCCGATTCCGAGATGGGTCGTAAACGGGTGGCAGTTCAGCAGCTCATTGCTGCTTATCGTAACGTCGGTAATCGCTGGGCAAATTTAGATCCCCTAAAGCGCACCGAGCGCCCCGATATTCCGGAACTCAATCCATCGTTTTATGGATTTACCGATGGCGATATGGATATCGTCTTCAATACCAGCAATACCTTCTTTGGTAAAAACCAAATGACCTTGCGCGATTTGCTGCAAGCCTTGCGTGAGACCTATTGCGGCACTTTGGGTGCTGAGTTTATGTACATCGCGGATCAAAAGATCAAAAAATGGTGGCAAGAGAAATTAGAGTCGATCCGCTCAACGCCAAAGTTCACCAATGAGCAACGTCGTCAGATCTTGGATCGCTTAACTGCTGCTGAGGGACTGGAGCGTTATCTACAAGCAAAGTATGTAGGTCAAAAGCGTTTCTCACTCGAGGGTGGTGACAGTTTTATTCCCTCCATGGATGAGTTGATTCAAGGGGCAGGTAAACGAGGTGTGCAAGAGATAGTGATCGGTATGGCCCATCGTGGCCGCTTAAATGTGCTGGTCAACGTTCTAGGTAAATCTCCCAAAGATCTCTTCGCTGAATTCGATCACACGGCTCCGGAGGATTTGCCAGCAGGTGATGTGAAGTATCACCAAGGATTCTCAAGCGATATCTCGACCCCTGGCGGTCCAGTGCATCTATCGCTCGCCTTTAATCCATCCCACTTAGAAATTGTGAACCCTGTGGTAGAGGGTTCAGCCCGTGCACGAATGGAGCGCCGCAATGATCTCTCCGGCAGTCAAGTTTTGCCGGTCCTGGTTCATGGCGACGCTGCGATTGCAGGTCAGGGTGTGATGCAAGAGACTTTAGCCCTATCGGAAGTGCGCGGTTATTCCACGGGCGGCACGGTGCATATCGTGATTAATAACCAAATTGGTTTTACAACCTCCGACCCGCGTGATTTACGCTCGAGTCTGTATTGCACCGACATCATGAAAACAATTGACGCACCGGTGTTGCATGTCAATGGTGATGATCCGGAGGCGGTGGTATTGGCGACTCAACTTGCGCTTGAGTTCAGAACCCAGTTTAAGAAAGATGTTGCTGTCGACATTATTTGCTTCCGTAAATTAGGCCACAATGAGCAAGATACGCCAGCGATGACCCAGCCCCTGATGTACAGCATTATTGCGAAGCATCCTGGAACGCGTAAGTTGTATGCAGACCGGCTTGAAGCGCAAGGTGTGATTGCTCCTGGAGCTGGTGACGAGATGGTGAAAGCCTATCGTGCCGCAATGGATGCGGGCAAGCAAACGCTTGATCCAGTATTGAGCAATTTCAAAGGAAAGTTTGCGGTTGATTGGTCGCCGTTCTTAAATAAGAAATGGACTGATCAAGCCGATACCGCTATTCCACTCACCGAGTGGAAGCGCTTAGCTGAAAAACTCTCCACCATTCCTGAAGACTTTAAGGCGCACCCCTTGGTTCAAAAGGTCTATGCAGACCGAGCTGCGATGGGTCGCGGTGAAATCAATGTGGACTGGGGGATGGGCGAGGCGATGGCCTTTGCTTCTTTGCTTGCGAGTGGTTATCCAATTCGTTTATCGGGTGAAGACAGCGGTCGCGGTACCTTTAGCCATCGTCATTCCGTATTGCATGATCAAAATCGCGAGAAGTGGGATACCGGCACGTATATCCCCTTGCAACATGTCAGTAAGGACCAGGCACCCTTTACAGTCATTGATTCCATCCTCTCTGAAGAGGCGGTGTTAGGCTTTGAGTACGGTTATGCAGCAGCTGAGCCCAATACACTCACGATCTG is a window from the Polynucleobacter sp. HIN11 genome containing:
- a CDS encoding integration host factor subunit alpha, which translates into the protein MTANNQTVTKNELSEALFDQVGLNKREAKDMIDAFFNRIGETLESGVEVKISGFGNFQLRNKTARPGRNPKTGEMIPIAARRVVTFHASQKLKDAVESHAQNQNRA
- a CDS encoding MerR family transcriptional regulator — translated: MLRTKTELDSKANTVSLLPPIPSKRYFTIGEVGELCGVKPHVLRYWEQEFVQLRPQKRRGNRRYYQHHEVVLIRQIRTLLYEEGFTISGAKNRLDESKSTLRLREELQEVLQVLSR
- a CDS encoding VOC family protein, encoding MHPFHLAFPVDNLQDARAFYGGLLGCPEGRSSDEWIDFNLFGHQIVAHLANGEAKNDAHSDVDGKKVPVRHFGIVLSMPEWEAMADKLKKAGIEFVIEPYIRFKGEVGEQATMFFLDPSGNAIEFKAMAHPDRLFAK
- a CDS encoding PaaI family thioesterase; its protein translation is MSKDYFGLTIPFLDVLGVEPKFAKDGHSRIRLNLRPELLNSFHVAHGGVVMSILDFAMAAAARSSHEHILGVITIDMTTSFLRPSKGMLIAEGKVLKVGSTVNYCEGSIFNEAGQLTAKSTGSFMLRRAKNQAS
- a CDS encoding H-NS histone family protein, which produces MSSYKELLAQREKLDSQIQSLMQREKSEGIAKAKKIIDEFGLTVSDLFGRKAAGAGKRGRLAKKAAAKKRVGKKRGKVAPKYKNPATGETWTGRGKAPKWIAGKDRSKFAIK
- a CDS encoding helix-turn-helix domain-containing protein, with product MKPINLNQPYLSTRQSAKVLQVSLGTVQKMVELGELTAWKTRGGHRRILTSSLNQQLRRRKVGMQQRAKHHQHIALGVFKRQENLDEMQKAIQKWGIPFQLIHSLDSLEGLMQAVSHYPDVIYLDSLIPPVEQLHLIHYLSKNIQTRRIPLLVDEAFVQLHPGVLEMAKENGVHLKPQTSDTEALSQELNALPEKTNVMTYSASSDKQPYQELEKLFIEAVNTVFE
- a CDS encoding 2-oxoglutarate dehydrogenase E1 component, encoding MMQSYRGSSYLFGGNAPYVEELYESYLLDPTSVAQHWRDYFDNVVQVPAVDGSNGRDIAHAPIVASFAERAKQGPIKTIQDSADSEMGRKRVAVQQLIAAYRNVGNRWANLDPLKRTERPDIPELNPSFYGFTDGDMDIVFNTSNTFFGKNQMTLRDLLQALRETYCGTLGAEFMYIADQKIKKWWQEKLESIRSTPKFTNEQRRQILDRLTAAEGLERYLQAKYVGQKRFSLEGGDSFIPSMDELIQGAGKRGVQEIVIGMAHRGRLNVLVNVLGKSPKDLFAEFDHTAPEDLPAGDVKYHQGFSSDISTPGGPVHLSLAFNPSHLEIVNPVVEGSARARMERRNDLSGSQVLPVLVHGDAAIAGQGVMQETLALSEVRGYSTGGTVHIVINNQIGFTTSDPRDLRSSLYCTDIMKTIDAPVLHVNGDDPEAVVLATQLALEFRTQFKKDVAVDIICFRKLGHNEQDTPAMTQPLMYSIIAKHPGTRKLYADRLEAQGVIAPGAGDEMVKAYRAAMDAGKQTLDPVLSNFKGKFAVDWSPFLNKKWTDQADTAIPLTEWKRLAEKLSTIPEDFKAHPLVQKVYADRAAMGRGEINVDWGMGEAMAFASLLASGYPIRLSGEDSGRGTFSHRHSVLHDQNREKWDTGTYIPLQHVSKDQAPFTVIDSILSEEAVLGFEYGYAAAEPNTLTIWEAQFGDFVNGAQVVIDQFIASGEVKWGRVNGLVMMLPHGYEGQGPEHSSARLERFMQLCADTNMQVVQPTTASQIFHLLRRQMIRQFRKPLIIMTPKSLLRHKDAASPLIEFTKGEFQTVIPEQDDSLDPKKVERLIVCSGKVYYDLVKQRTDKKIDNVAIVRIEQLYPFPHKAVANIIKSYPNLTELVWCQDEPQNQGAWFFVQHNLLENMGEGMRLGYAGRPASASPAVGYAHLHQSQQKALLTAAFAKLKGFVATK